In Helianthus annuus cultivar XRQ/B chromosome 8, HanXRQr2.0-SUNRISE, whole genome shotgun sequence, a single genomic region encodes these proteins:
- the LOC110870414 gene encoding xanthotoxin 5-hydroxylase CYP82C4, which yields MADDYGPAYTLRLGSHRALVISNPQMVKDCFTINERNFATRPNLSAGRYLNYDNAGFGMSPYGQYWREMRKMAVSELFTSQRVEKFKHIRTSQVKNSINELSMLSQRNGGRASVINISKWFERIPLNIIVRILVGKGFSNGNNEQESHVKEAIKKLVCLSGVFVVSDFFPNLDWMDIGGHLKAMKQVAKELDGVIEKWLNEHIEKTRM from the coding sequence ATGGCTGATGATTATGGGCCGGCTTACACTCTAAGGCTCGGAAGTCACCGAGCGTTGGTCATCAGCAATCCACAGATGGTGAAAGATTGCTTCACCATCAATGAAAGAAATTTTGCAACCAGGCCTAATCTCTCTGCGGGCCGCTACTTGAACTACGACAATGCTGGTTTTGGAATGTCGCCATATGGTCAGTATTGGCGAGAGATGCGAAAGATGGCGGTTTCTGAGCTCTTTACAAGCCAACGTGTTGAAAAGTTCAAGCACATCCGTACCTCACAGGTGAAGAACTCCATTAACGAGCTCTCCATGTTGTCCCAAAGGAATGGGGGCCGAGCATCTGTAATTAACATAAGCAAGTGGTTCGAGCGCATACCGCTCAATATTATTGTAAGAATCCTAGTGGGGAAAGGATTCTCCAATGGTAACAACGAACAAGAGTCGCATGTAAAAGAAGCCATAAAGAAACTAGTGTGTCTTTCAGGTGTTTTTGTTGTGTCGGATTTCTTTCCTAATCTTGATTGGATGGATATTGGAGGGCATCTTAAAGCTATGAAGCAAGTGGCGAAAGAGCTTGATGGTGTCATTGAAAAGTGGCTTAACGAACATATTGAGAAGACAAGAATGTGA